GAGTGCATTATTACGAAAAGGTAGATTTAAGATATAAATTTGATCGGCTTGACATTTAGGTTTTTATTACTGAAAACgtttaaattttaaagtatAGGTCCGAAATTAATTCTTATATATTATGTGCCGAAGTTCTTGAGATCGACTGAACCCATTGATTATATGTTAGATCCATTCGATActactaattttatttttctttctaaaattggATAACACCTCCCTAAGTGGTTATTGGTAGCACTTTTACCATCATGttcatattaattgatatttagtAGTATTATATTTTGAAACATTTCAGGATAACTCGAATAATGAGATATAGTAGACCTACAATCCATATGGGTGAAATAGATAAGTAGTACTCCACGAATTAAGACATCATGAAAAATTGTGACAAAAAAATCGAAATTTTTAGGCACATAAGTAAAGgatcatacatatataacatatatattatgcaaaataaaactaaaaccaAATGACTAAATAAACAATACGAACTACTAATCATATTTATATAAAGTTAATCTTcttattttccctttttaacCTGCACTGGAGAATCGTTCAGCTTGATCACATAAGATGGAATGTCCTTCACATAAAACCCAATACTCTCAATGCCATAAGAATACTTGGTGCCATGAAAACCCCCCAAAAATTGATGATTTCCTATCACAAAATTGAAGTCAATATTACTTCCATCGGTTGATGATGGGGTACCAAACGGTCCATAAGAACCTTTATTGGTGCCAAATGTTATTGAACTTAAAAAtgtttttgttgaatttttgttCAGAGGTTCGAACAAACCACTTATGGAAGTAATAAATTCTGATGGATAATCCAAGATAATTGCACAGTACATTTCACCATCAcaagtaggggtgtacatggagcgggttggttcggattttttacaaatcaaaccaaaccatttgtgtcgggttattaaatctataaaccaaaccaaaccaataaaagtcgggtttttcgatatcaatttttctcggatttttcgggtttctcgggttttttcgggttttttcgagtttctcatagtatctaataaaaagcacagagcagtgcttcttaaaaagagttctagtacaaaatatcaacatataagatggaggcacaacattgtttgaagttttaactttataatataactttataagataagttttttttgtatattatttagatgggctactcaagtcgaaatctaaatgtaagaaagaaaacaaaaattatgaaaaaattttaaaaaatatttataaattacattttaataaaattttttatgtataacataatttaaaagtaatatatctataatcgggtcggtttgggttcggtttgactttttttagttaaaaccaaatcaaccctataatgatcgggtttttttttcaaacaccaaatcaagtcaaaccaaaccactagtcgggttttttttctgGTTTGAttcgatttgtcggtttggtgcggtttatcagtttgtcctgtacagccctaatCACAAGTACCGTATTTAGCTGACATATCTAATTTCCCATTCACATAATTCAGGAACTGAAGTGAATTAACTGTTTCTTCATCATAGGATACAAAAATTCCAGCTAATTCATCTCCTTTTTCTTCCCAAATTGATCCACCACATCCTCCTACTGGCCCAACTTTGATCGAATCCATTAATTCTATATTGTTCTATCTTGTTTATGAATAATAATTGGAGTATACTTGATGGAAGAtctagctatatatatatagaagagTTGATTAAGAAGTTTTTGAGTCGTATTAATTAGTAGTACTCCTAATTAAAAGCCTTTTCATTCACAACTTAGTGTTTGTTCTTCTATCTCGAAAATAGGAGTGTAACGACGCTTCGTTTCTTTCTTTCTATTTAATTTTGGTGTAGGTTCAATGGATTTGATTATCAGTTTTTCTTATGATAATATAGTATTCAACATGTACATATTCCCTCCATTCCTAAACAAGTGATGACTTAGATAATCAAGAAGAGAGTATTAACGAAAATCGCAAatcgagaaaaaaaaatatgactagtgatttggtttgacttgatttggtatggaaaaaaaaaaacaatattgtgttggtttgattttaattttaaaaagtcaATCCGAGACCAAACCAACCcgacatcatatatataaaattttaaaaactattttattcataaaaatatttactttgatataatttataaatatttcttatactttttcatagtttttatctCTTAAcaatattatttcaagtttgatttAGGATTTTAAATAGTCCAATAAAGGTTATATTCCATAGATATTAACAACTATAATAAagctcaaatcaaaatcaaatcacgCTAACAAAAATTAATCAACTCAATACTAAGAATGACAATAACTAATGttgaatatttgttctttagttatatattgatttggataagtaaaataaatgatctaattttagttttctttaatatttagtCATATAATTAATACTTATTAGACTTATTTTAGCCTGATTTATtactttaaaattataatcatttttattttgacCTATTGCATTATTTGTTTTAATGCGATTACATCattatttttgttgaatattttagtgTCATCACTCATATAtttgtgttattttcttaagaaacaccttagataattgtATTTGGATAGgattaaagaaatatttgaaatacAAGTTCAATAAAATGTTTGTATGAATACTTTCGAAAACTTGAGaacccaaaaaaattcaaggttttattcatttgatttggtttatagatttaaaaatccgacacaaatggtttggtttggtatttaaaaaaatcaaaccaacttGATCCATGTACATACCTAATTGAGGCAATGCACTTTCATTAAGAAAAAAGTTTATGACATAAATTGAATACCTCCACTTTTGCATTTTTAGTTATTCTCAAATTATTCTCGAAAACATAAATAAgttaaagtaaaatcataaatatgaataattaaTTCTCTTGAAATTATCATCTTGAAAACGTAAGTGAGGGGCAAAACTAAAACAAATTTGAACataactttatgaaaaaaaaaaaaaaacaattcacttttttaaaaaaataatttctcactttcaaattaattttgacGCATATTCAACGATTTTTATTTTTCGGAAATCTTAAGAAAATCCTCATTCGCTATATATGTGtctcttaattttaaaataattaatactaaaaaaaattaaaaaaataattaattctctctTGATTATTTAAATTGACAATTATTTTGAAACAACTATTTTAAGTGTATATGACAATTAAAAATGGACGGAGAAAATACTATATAAAGATTCACTAAGTCTTAAGTAGTTATTACTCCTATATAAAGAGTTTTAACGGCAAAGAGTTTCTATTGTATATCAGTATGTAGCATGAGGCAAGGGGTAAGTCTCGAGATACGGGACATAAGTCCCATCAATCTACGGGGTATATGtcttttgtatatttaattttataattttatcactaagaaaataagcaaaagtaaaactttcaataattttataaataaatttaaataaataatcgataatatagaaaaagtattataattattatttgagaaagaTATCAATAACcattaatatacaaaaaaaaacattataatTACTATTTGAGAAAGGTAACAACTCAcaacacaaaaaataataaaaacaaaaataatctttaaaataaaatcatcatccatctgcatatttatttgtcatTCCTACCCTCCATTAATAGTTGTACtgattattgtttatatattttaaagaacAAGAATGATAAAAAGTGTAAAAGCTCTACCCTATCAAATTCCAGacacaataatataaaaaattatttatagcaATGTAATTTTCTATCAGaatttatttatacattttagaAAAAGTTAATATAACCTGAAAAAACatgataacataaaatataaatataattacactaataataaaaaaaaatagtatgatTTAAGCAAAaccgttttaaaaaaaataattaaaacctGAGCATACGTTTTTACACCCAAAACTTAAAAAAGGAAATTAGAATATGTGAAATTGAATCCAATTCACAGAGAACTCCTAATAAATACTCCTTACTTGGGAGAAGTATCAAGTCAAGTAAAATGAGTATTTAAATTTATGTCGAAATGCCTAGTAACCGATGTTATAGACAAAACCGTGACCTTAGAAGTTGAAAAAACTGAGTAGGTAATTATTAATATGGATATGATCAAAGTTGGGCCAGTGGGAGAATGTGATGGAACTTTATGGGATGAAAAGGGACGATACCAAGTTGCTGGGATACTTGTTTCTTACAGCCAAGACTCAATCGATTCACTTCAGTTCCTCTTCCGTGAGAATGGGAATTTACTTCTCTCAAAAAAACATGGTGTTGATTACTGTGAAAACTTCTGCTCAATTGTGTTTGATTATCCATCAGAGTTTCTTACTTCGTTAAGTGGTTCCTATGGAAAACTGGATGATTGTTTCTCAACAGTTATGCAAACTATAAAATTTGTTACCAACAAGAGTTCATATGGACCATTTGGGACTAATACTAGGAGTAATACCAAGGAATTCAACTTTCACTTGggaaatcataataatcttTTTGGTGGACTTCATGGTACCTACAATTGTCCTGGCGTTGAGGGTATTGGGGTCTATTTGAAAAATGAACAAGATTGAGGGTGTATCTGATATGAAGATTGGGGTATATTATGCTTATTTTGTTTTTACTTCTGCAAAAATTTATCTACTGTTCTTGGTGCTCTTATTATGTAGAGAGATTTTGGCTAAATGTTATGTTCATCcaattcaatttgtttgtctttttttttcattcttagctcgtttaaataaatatatctttttttatataacTCTTCAATTTTACCACTactagaaaataaa
This DNA window, taken from Solanum dulcamara chromosome 3, daSolDulc1.2, whole genome shotgun sequence, encodes the following:
- the LOC129881839 gene encoding jacalin-related lectin 25-like — its product is MDSIKVGPVGGCGGSIWEEKGDELAGIFVSYDEETVNSLQFLNYVNGKLDMSAKYGNHQFLGGFHGTKYSYGIESIGFYVKDIPSYVIKLNDSPVQVKKGK
- the LOC129883702 gene encoding inactive protein RESTRICTED TEV MOVEMENT 1-like, encoding MDMIKVGPVGECDGTLWDEKGRYQVAGILVSYSQDSIDSLQFLFRENGNLLLSKKHGVDYCENFCSIVFDYPSEFLTSLSGSYGKLDDCFSTVMQTIKFVTNKSSYGPFGTNTRSNTKEFNFHLGNHNNLFGGLHGTYNCPGVEGIGVYLKNEQD